GATACCAGAAACTTAACCCAAAAAGAACAGGATATAATCCGAGAAAAAGCTGTTTTAATGGTTAAATCAGGTTTAACACAAACAGAAACAGCAAATCTTTTGGGTGTATCAAGACAGTCTGTTAATGGTTGGTATAACAATTATAAGGCTAATGGCAAGAAATCTCTTAAGTCAAAAAAAGAGGTAATCCTCAAGAGCCAAAATTAGTTGGTTATCAAGCTGCAGCAATTGTAAATATAATAAAAGACAGACACCCAGAGCAATTGAAGATGCCATTTGTCTTATGGACCAGAGAAGCAATACAACAACTAATAAAAAACAAGTTTAATATTGAAGTATCATTAACTACAG
This Elusimicrobiota bacterium DNA region includes the following protein-coding sequences:
- a CDS encoding helix-turn-helix domain-containing protein, encoding MNEKNDTRNLTQKEQDIIREKAVLMVKSGLTQTETANLLGVSRQSVNGWYNNYKANGKKSLKSKKEVILKSQN